In the Primulina tabacum isolate GXHZ01 chromosome 7, ASM2559414v2, whole genome shotgun sequence genome, tcaaaatggtAGTATATAAAGTATGTCTTCTGATCCATGATTGATAAGAATGGAATGTGTATTCAGCATAAACGAAGACAAACCTTTTGGAGGGGATTGTGGGAAATCATGAGACAGAATCAACTTCATTCGAAAAACTCCATTTTCATATGGAGTCCCAGCTGCAAGATTACATAGTCACAAAAAGGAAATGACTTTCTGAAGTGCAAGAGGATCATGGCAAAGAAACATACCAGGGCCCTCAATGTCAGCGAAGATAACTGAAAAGTtatcatcattcacacctactTTAATTCCTTCTGGGGGAGTTTCATCAAGGTTCTTCAATTCCTTTGCTAGTTGTTTAATGACGTTCGGTGGGAAATTCTCATTAGTTGCCTAAACAATGTAAACACAACAATTATGGAGTCTCTCTCTAAATGTAAAATCCACTGTACAATAAGAAAGACATAAATATCTCGCTCCCTCTCTTTTTTATTCTTGAAATGTGACACAGGGATGCAAAGCGTAACTGatatgaatttatttatttaaccaacttgcataaatttaaaatatctgCAACTCCTTGCAAACCAAACACAGTAAATAGAGTAAATAGTTTCAAATTCAGTATCTTTTTTAACTCAATGTGTTCTTTTATTAGACATTCTATATCCACAAGAAAAGGAGGGTAACATTACCATAGCAGGCTGTGTAAGAGCAAAAAGTTCACTCTTAACTTTTGTGGAAAGATAAAGGTCCCTCAGCAACTGCTTTGAGAACTATTGTGCGTTAAAAGTTTCCAGAAAGATAATCGGGACACAAGGCAGGATCCTGCGTATCAACAGCATCAGCACCCCAATTCtatttatatatagttttgcacttgggaaatgagatgagtaagaTTTATACAGTCAACCAGCCATTTAAAACACAGGGTAGCTTCAAACACAAACTTGATGCACTATTTGTGTATTTCTCAGGAAACCAGTACAATAGCAAGTCACCTGATGAAATATTGGCAAAGAAAGCTCACAAAAATAGATTAGTATATGATGAAGACGAGCAAAACAATCAAAGAAAGGTATCTGCCATATGCAATGGAAAAATGTTTACCCGTCTTACTAAAGACCTAAAAGCAAAGAAACACAAGAACTGAGAGGGGTgattataataaattcaatatcAAACCATCATAAAAGAATATGGCTTTAGAACCAAAACGTTGCATATCACCTCGTAGGTACCACCAATTGATCCCCTTTCAACCAAAACTTGAGAGaaacttttgttttttttttttggtcagGTGAATAGGTAATACAATAATAGTAAAACGAATCTGATCTTTctacaaaagaaaataataacAGGAAATTCAGACATGTTAGCCTAACAAGAAAGTAAAGTACTTAACTAACAAAAATGGAGCATTAAAAGGGCCATACTTTACGGATCAGAATCAAATGAAGCAAAGCATAAACCCTACGAGTGGACGACTCGAGAACCCACCATAATGGTATAATCCCTTACACATTACCCaaaaaaacataaacaaaaTACAATCATTTCAAGAAAAGACAAGAAAACCTCTTCAGAAATATGTCCGGGAAACACAATTGCGCAATTTGAGATAAAATCCAATCTATCCCAAAATCACTTAACAAAAGGTACCATCAAGAAGCATAGAAACCCATGTGAAGAACATCACCTAAAAAGCAAGCGGGCGTAGAGGGGTTGCGACGTACAAATGTGGGTCGGTGCTCGTTTTTCTTGGCTTTCGCTTTCTCCGAAATTACAGATAAGATATGCACAACGCAAAAGACCGCAGATAGATTTGAGTGCGATCCAGTCCTGCAAATAATTGACGAGTGGATTTGAACATGCACCACAAGTGAATCAAAGAGTGGCCGCGATTTTGAGACGGAAATGTTGAATACAGGACGCTCCAAATTAATACATCAACCAACACTCTTTATGCTGTAACGTTACAATGTAGATCTTGGGAATTTGATTTGACCTATGAgtttcatttttaaatgtttattgtCCTTGttgttatattttaatattattttttatataaacaaaATATCAAACATAAATTGAATAGTACGTTAATATTTAGGatccaagttttttttttttttacaaaggATGCAAAAAAGCGAAATTTGTTCTAAAAAATATGTGGTTTAGTATTTAATTTTAGGCCGAGAGATGATTTTAAAGTTTTTTGAACATACGTAGACTTTAtgcaaaaatttaatatacCTAAAACTTAtactttatatttattaaaatttaatatatatgtacatattGTGTGTCAAGAGATATTAATATTGTTTGTAGATAACAATTCGTTCAGAAAATCTATaatttgtttttgaaaaaaattccatgtttttttttttaattttcaatagCAGCAAATTAGCCAAGGATATTTATATGTGACGAGAATGGTTTGGAATTCAAATCTTAATCGGGTGAATAGTAGTTAGATCAAATAAGCAACAGTTTCGAGGCGAGACCCAAGGCCCAACTCAAGAAGAATAATGGTGAGAGTATTTGTATTGGTAATTGATACCTATGGATGAGACCTACTATCCCTGGTTTATCTTTAGCCTACTTGGAAGACAGACTCAGCATGAGCCCATGTTATCtcttataaatatcaggttcagATGTATAACTGatatatttactatattatttttcagcagcaccgcTACTCTCCCTTATATTCTCAGTCTCTAACTTGAGCGTCAGAGGGGCTACGCTAGGACACCTTCCCGGCCCCCTTCTATTGGTCtccttcgtgatttcaggctcaggagaAATTCGAAACCTGCATCTGGACTAGTatcacttgctggaatcggaccctaaattttaaGTGAGTATCAGTAATCATAAGCAATGCGTAAAGCATGGCTtctaaaatccaaaaaaaaaaagtagggTTTTATGACAATTTATCCTTTGAATTGGAAAACCATTCGCCTAATTGTCAATTGATTTATTAAACATGATATTTACATTATCATTTGTTAATAATGTATGGGGAGAGCAAAGTGTAGATGGACAGATACAACCACTGATAGTTGTTTCATCGTGAGTTGTTAAGATAGAAATTTGAATCGTAATTTAAAcgatttaaagaaataaaatgctCTTGCTTTCAAGCCTCATAGGTAATTCGGTTTAGTCTGTTCGAATCCAAGAGATCCTCAATTGAAGGATTTTGGATTTTGAGAAAGTACTCGAAATAAAATTTTGACTCAAAATAAACACACATTTGAAATGACTCAAATTAAGTACCTATATATAAaagaaatcaattaatccacaAAGAATAAACAGATTGCAACTTAAACGTGGAGGTATATTCTTGTATAGTAGTATAACAGAGAAGCTGCTGAATATACCTTCTTCGATACAGAGCTTCTGTCCTAGGATTTTACACTAGGCGTGTCATTTCATTAATAATTTAGCGAGTCATTTTATAATCATAAAGATTTACTTCTTTTTTCAATTGCAACTCATTTCATACATTAAAGCAAATATAACATGTATCAGGATAATATTTATCAAACTCACGTGACAAtgaattggtttgttaaatttGAAAATGGGACCTCGAGTATAAATTCATCTCTGAAATGCAAGAACAGTGATCAAAGGTTCCAAATTCAAGGTTATGAAGATTTTTAACGGCCCAGAACAAGAAAAGACTATTTTAAGAGATCTAGTCAGCATCCATTTCCTCAAGTGCCGCTTTGGCTGCTGCTTTGGCTTCTTCTAATAGGTTATCTGGAACCTGATTAACCAAAAAGACGAAGGAATATTATTCACCCATTCACATATCAATGAAGAATTCAGTTCAAAGCCCAGACATATAAACATCAAAGAACTGATACCTCAAGTCATAGAGGGGGAGGAGGGGTGAGAAATGCCGAGGAAAAACAGCAGAGTGAAACTGAGGAACATTCTAAATACTATCTATAACAAGGTCATTTGAGGACAGGTAGGGGTGTCAATCCAGGGATCTGGGAGAGGGGAGCGAAACAGGAGAAGGGAGCTCGCAATTCAAAGGATTTTAGTGGGCATATTATGCagttttataaaaattacaGGTAAAATTTAAGAACAAGAGGAGTCGATTGCCCCCTTGCCCCTGAACTGGATTTTTCCAATTCAAGAGTCCTTAGAACCAGTCCAGCCATAAACTCCCTCTAATGCATATTTCAAACAACAGGCATACAAAATACAAAAAGTTTTCCATTCAGTTTTGGATCCTAAAATAGAGTTTCTCAAATTATTTTGACCAATCCTCCCATCAACCAAATCCATATTTGGAGGCTGGTCTGCTGGAGCTTTAAAGATTAACACTTAACAACATTTTAGCGGAGCATCCAGTTACTTTCGTCTCAGAGTTCCTAATTTGGATTTCATTCACTTCACTGACGCTGATGAAATATCTAGGAAATTAACATTATCACCAGAAGTGTCTTTAAGACAACAAATAACATCAATCAAATGCAAGTGGCAGCACAAAGGATTAGTACATCCAATATCTTAAAAAAATCAATGTTCACCTTTTGATGCAGGCGGTTGGACTCGTCACAGACCCAGCTCATTTCCAACTCAAATGCTTTGTCCTTTGCTTCATCATGTACTCCATAAATACTGCTTATGAAAATGGCAGCACATCAAAATATGAAAGATGGGACTTTATAAGTGACAGAGAGAAATatgaagaaaatagaaaaacaatattattttgCACATGCTACCAGTCTCAAACTAAAAAGTAACGCTTCTATAGCTCAAAAAAAGGGGAAAAAATTAAATGGATGTAAATTACTTGGCAGTACCGTAAAGATGCTCGAATTGCTAGATAAAAACCTTGAAGTCATTATCAAAATTGAGACATCCCAATGAAATGAGTCTCGACATAAACTAAAATGCATATGTAAATAAGAGCGAAACTAAGATGATACAATTAGTACACTTCCACGCTACAAGATCCCAAAAAATTGTACATACATTTTTGAAGTGGCGGTCATAAAGCACAAAAATGAAGATTATTTATTACTAGAAAGCATTCAAAATGCTGGGAGAAATTCAAAACACATTTGTTTGTGTAAAAAGAAGTGATAACATTATTTTATGGTAGGTAGTAGATGCGTCGAGCCATATGAGAACTTAATACTAGAGTTTGTGGTATGCAATGATTTTTTATAGTTAACCAAATGTGCATCCATTTGACAGGTATTTAGGTATAACATAAACAACAAAACCGATCATAACAAGGTTAATAGCCAGGATAAAATTacacacaaaataaataaatatatgtaaattCCAAACATAAATTAGAAGTTATAACTCACATCTTGGCCACCTCAATAATGCCTTGCCGACATGTCATTTCTGAAAGCTTTAATTTTTCAATCTCCCTGTCAGCACAACATGGTAGCTCAGAAGTTTCACACTATCAAATATTACTGCATAAAAAGAAATGTTAAATAACATAAAGATGTCTTGGCAAAAGAATAAGAGTGTTTTCATGAAAGAAAGATTACAGGTTATTTTGGCGGTGgataataaaaaggaaaaagaaaaaacatcaaCCAAGGAGTCTTCAACCCTAGAATTCAAACAAAGCCAGTCTCATTTACCTCTTAAAGAAACTCATTACTCACATCATAATAACCAAACAAATACAGGGGAAAAAAGAATGTAAAGGCCCATTTTACAACTAAATATCTTCAGATTAGGAGGCTCCAACTATACTTTGTTCTTTTTTACTTTTCAAGTTCTATATCTAGGATGCAAAATATATTGCTCACGTTTTTGCAGCCTGCCTGCCCTTTCCAATGGCAGCACCAAAGTATCTCTGCATCAAAGAGATTATGCAAATGATAGAAACATACATAAAGAaccaaaatattacaaatttaaTACGAAAATACATAGTATCCATTAAATAAATAGACAAAAGAACATGACACTTATAACATAAGTATAAAATTATAAGACTAGATCATTGAATGATATAACCATAATTTGATATCAATGCAAGAAAAAACTAACATAGGAAACTCCAGACGGTTCAACCAAGTACAGCTGCGGTCCATCCCTATCATAACCCCCCAAAATTACTCCACATCCAAAGGGCCTACAAAATTCAATTATTGGGTTAACGTGCAGAAAACAGACCAATGGAAACGACACGTGtgaaagaaaatgcaaaaacaaaCCTGAGCCACCAATAGAGTGTGCACAAATGCACATAACTAGCAACACGTTCTGCAAGTTCTTTCACAGGAATTTGTTCACCATACACACTGAAAATAAAAGGCATATAATAAGGTAAAAAAGACGCCCAATGAATTCAATGCCAGCACAACAGACATTTATACTGCAGCAAAAATTAGTCATGAACTGCTGCTACATGATAAAATCATCGGAAAATCCAAAAATTTCTGAAATTCACCAGGTAACGATAGCAACAAACTGCTAGAGCACTGGAAGAGTTATTCAATGATAGTATATTATATGGTTCATGCAGGCCTTTAGCAAGCTGCAGCCCTTTGTGAAATGTCATGCATAATTTTACATTCTTAATTAGATCAAGATAACCAGTACAAGCTCCAATAGCCGAAAGGCGTTCATGGCTGATTTATATTGTTTAAGCTCCTTCATTTCAATGAATATTGTCACTCTTCAACTAGATTAACCagtaaataatattttcatacaTTGGCAAAGCCAAACATAGGCCAACGATTTCATTTGCTCCCCATCCACCATCCGGACCGGTCAACTCCAGACCAATGTTTCAGATTATCCAATTTTATTGGAGGCCCGACCAAGAGAACATTTGAAAAATCCAATTTTTCTGACGCCCTAGATCAAATTCCTAATCCCATATATATTGTTCCGCATCAAAACTAAAGCATGATCAGTTCTAGTTTCCCCAGGTTGACGAGGAACATGGAAATGGATATTCTGGACATAGTAAGAATGCTCACACAGGAGGAGTAAAGAAGGGGGAAGTATGGGGTGAGATTAACTGGGCAATGACATGCAGGCATAAAAGTTAAATACGGTCACGACGACCCGACCAAGAGAACATATGAAAAATCCAATTCTTCTGATGCCCTAGATCAAATTCCTAATCCCATACTAGTGCACCGACGCACGTgttgcgtgcttgtataatattttttataattcatttgatttacatttaaatgatgatcaaaatataattataagaaattgtgagggactacactgtaattttgatatataaattaaaaaataaaatgaaaaataaaagaataaaaaaatgaactCAGTGAGAATTGAACCTATAACCTAAATCCAAATAAACAATAACTATATCCACTAAGCCACATAtaacttgcattaaaattttaacattttattaatatatataattaataaaacagaccatgacaccaaagttagttactctaagtgtctcaaacttaataaagtaGTATAGATGTATTGTTCCGCATCAAAACTAAAGCATGATCAGTTTTATTCTCCCCAGGTTGACGAGGAACATGGATATTTTGGACATAGTAAGAATGCTCACAGAGGAGTAAAGAAGGGGAAAGCATGGGGTGACCAGGTGAGATTAGCTGTGCAATGACATGCAGGCATAAAAGTTAAATACTGTCGTCGAGTCCCCGTCATATTTTGAGCACGAGAAGGATGAAGATAATCAAGCAAGACATGTAAAAGCAAACCTCTCATAATTAGCTGCTTCAGATTTCGCCCGTGTTACAATTTGTCTGCCATCTGCAGCTAGTCCAGCAACAGCCTGGAAATGGAAGGTGCATTAACAAAGACACAATAAGAACTTAGACCGAATAGTAGAGAAATTAAAATAGTTTCCACAAATCTGCTAACATTAAATATGTATATGGATACATATGTATGTAAATATGAATACGTGAGTTCTAATACCAAATATCGGAGAGGGACTTCGAAAAGTTACTGTTTCTAAACTTACTGAGTCACGAAATTTTTTTCAATACCATAGGTCAGAACCCTCAATCCACCTATTAGCTTAGTTTTACAACTTCACCGAGCTTGTGACCAATTTTTTCCAATTCCAGTAATTTGTAATACCATATAGTGCTGTCAATCCTTCTCTCTGTCTGTTCTAGAAATTTGAACTAAGGTTGATTGTACCCCGTAATTCTAatcataatgatgcacaatCAAAGTAACCCAAATTACCACACATAGGATTGAATCCGAAATGCCcccaaaaaataaaaacgaaCAAGCATTTCATAAGGAAGTAAGAGTGATGAACGGATACCATGCCAGAGTGGCGGTGAACTGCATGGATCCTTCGATTAGACCCTGGCAACATCATCTTCGAAGCAATCAGCTTCTCCACTCCCTgtcataataattttttttagaaaaaaattcgAGTAATGAGACAAAAGCTCCAAACACAACAAAAAATAACCAAGCTTGAAACTTTCTCGCACATACCATAACCACCCCGTCTTTGCATCTGATGGCAACGACGGTGCCGCTGTTGTCAACCGCTTTGGCAGCGTACTCGATCTGGAAAACGCGGCCGTCGGGCGAGAAAGTAGTCACCGAAAGATCGTATCCTGTGCCTATGCTGCTCATCTTTCCTTCTTACCCTCTTCTGCTGCTGATTTATGCACTATGAGCTCTCTCTGTTGGGATTGCCTTTAGGGGTTAGTGAGTTTTCTTTAGTTACAAGACAGACCAGGAAGAGGAGATGAAAATGGGTCGGGTACGACCGAACCGAGTCAGATCTGCTTTATTTGGATTGGGTTTGTGCATCTCAATGGTTTTGATTTTTTCTAACCAGATTCGGTTGGGTCCAATAATGGGTTATAGGATCCTAATTTCTACCCATATCCCACTTTAACAAACCATATTTGTTATATCATGTGACCACAGCCCGAAGAAATTGTTTTCCACGATCGAAGTCGTTGAAATTCAGGATAACGTGAAAGTTATGGATATAAAAAGACAAATCTTTTTTGAAAAAACTAAGGATGGGTCATGACCAAAGCATCGATTAGACGGCGTATGAAAATTTTCACTCATTTTCAATTTACGTCCCGAACTACAACGGATCACGATCATATTTCGGTCATCCAAAAACAGTACATTCGGGTTCTTCTCACaaatatttactatattataattttgtatcaatatgattaaaaaggtgattgtatatttgagttgatattatttatcattaaatatttttaaaattagttgtacaatcttgaaaataaaaaaatgtgtgTCTAATTGAATTTATTGATGGTAATTAGATTTAAAAACAATTCAGGTTAAGGATAAAATCGACTTTTTAGCTTGATAATGTTCTAATTTGCTAATTTATAAACATTTCATATAccaattaaatcatttataatAGTTCATGTAGCAATTTATCAATAGTCTGTCTATCTAAATAAATTTACTGTAAAAATTTGTATGAATATTGAAATAatgataaatttaaaatgaagTGGTAAATTAAGTAATgacaaataattaatatatagacaaactaataattaataattacagattggatgtaataaaaaaatgattattaatcCATTCAAGCTAACTAAACGATATCTAATCTAAATATAAATTGATTATATAATCTCTATCATTCGACACGGAGATGTCCTTGCTTAGGAAATTTAGACTTGCCTTTTGTTACTTTCAATTCTAACATGCTGTATTTGATTTCTAATTGTGGTTGTGCATGTCTCAAAAAGTAGCCACGGAAACAAATTAACAAAGTGGGGAGGACTTCAGTTTCCTGCAATATTACTACTTAATCAAGCAATATATTGGTACAATAGTTGAAATCGATCTGACAAACTTGTTTGTACAATGAAAATGAGATAATTCCTCAACAAAGTGCAACTGAATTTCGGACTCCCTTGGAAACAGAAACTAGTAAACAAGCTGCGGTTCAAATTCTGCCAAGTCCACTGAACCAGATTCAACAGGTTTCATCAGATAAGCAGCGAGCAGCTCGGAAGCCAGAGCAGCAACAAGGGGAATCCTCTTCAAGTTCTTCACCAATGGAATATCATCACCCTCGCCTATTGCCAGTATTTTCTCGTTGATCTCCACCATCCGGTCTAACTTCCTCTTGAATTCTGGATTCTCAACGTCCAATACAGCCGGGAAAATCCTGGCAGTAGTGCGGTTTGTCTGCGCAAAGAGTCAGAGTTCGATGTTAAGAAAATGTTTGTGAAAGAGCCATCAAATGTAAGTATGCCAAATCATTTGTCCGCCCTTTTCGACATGAAAACCTGTTCAACATGGAGACCGATACTTGCTAAGTCAGTTGTAACTCTAATCAAAACAAAATCGAATCTATCTAACCTTTTGAGCGCAGAGGTCGATATTTGCCAagaaaacaacaacaataagTAAGATAATGAGTTTATCACAGTCTACCCCTTGAATGTGGAATGATAGCAATTATTTAGATGGAACAGTCACCTCAATGATCACATGCATATCGAATTCTTTTGTGTTGAGTCCAATGCCCTCATAGAAATCTGTTCTTTGGCAGTCATTGAGATACATTGTCACATAGACCTGTAACATTACAAGTAACGAGAATTACATACCTAAAGGCACGAAGAAATGACTAAAAGTAGACATAATTGAAATCGCTACTATACCGAAAGACAGAAGAAACGTGACCACAACTTTGCCTTCCAGTCATTGAGGAACTGAGGTTGTGCCTTCATCAGTGCAGAGAAGAAATCGCCATGACGATTCTCATCCTGGCACCAGTTCTCAAAGTACTTGAAAATTGGGTAGCACTGGTACTCGGGGTTTTCCTTTAGATGTCTATATATAGTAATGTATCTCCAGTATCCAATCTTTTCAGACAAATAGGTAGCATAGAAAATGAACTTAGGCTTGAAAAAGGTGTATTTTCTGGCTTTTGTTAGGAATCCCAAGTCCAAAGCCAAATTGAAGTCAGACAGACCTTTGTTTAAAAACCTGTTCGAGAAAATACAAAACTGTAACATCAAACGGATTAGACTAGATTGCATCAATGAATCTAAAAGTTATAACATACCCTGCATGCCGGGCTTCATCCCTTGACATTAGAGAGAAAATCTCAGCTACAATAGGATTGGTTTTCTACACAAGTAACAGGAACATAAGTGGAGCTCAAACGAATTCTTAAGCGTTACTGCTGCTATATATGTAAAAAGTACACACCCACACACACTCTTATATTAATGTATGTGTACACTACATGGCTCACATTCAGTAAAACAAGCAAACTAGAAAACACAGAATCCCACAAAccaaaaaccaaaatttttcACAGGAATTCAGAAAACAAACGAAggataaattaaagaaaagcgAGAAGTAGCTAAGCCCTGTACCTTGAGCCTCCTTCCAAGTTCCTTATATAGAAGAAAGCCAGAGAACTCAGCAGTGCAAGACCTCTCCAAGAACTCCACAAATATTTGCCTCAATGGTCCCTGTATCTTATCAGCAGCTTCCTTAAACTCCTTATTCCTCACAAAATGTGTCTGGTTAAAATCAGTCTTGAACTCCTGCAGCAAAGCCTCAAACTCGTCCATGTTCAGATTCTTGTTGATTTCGGTGTTGAAAAGCTGCTCCATTTCATCGAAATCTGTGGTGTAGAATCTTGGGGTCAGAAGGGACTCCTTTATCTCGGTTTGCTTCCCGCTTTTCTTCTTCATGGCCGCATTTGAAGGGGGGGAAGTGGTCGAAGATGACATTTTTATCGTGACGAACCTAATGTTTGGAAGTCTTGGATTCCCAATTCTTGGTATCGTGGTGCTGAATTTTGAAATGGGCTTTACTAAGGCCATTTCTGCTgccatttttgaaaattttctctTAACAATGTTGGGAGTCGAAGGT is a window encoding:
- the LOC142552031 gene encoding proteasome subunit alpha type-3 is translated as MSSIGTGYDLSVTTFSPDGRVFQIEYAAKAVDNSGTVVAIRCKDGVVMGVEKLIASKMMLPGSNRRIHAVHRHSGMAVAGLAADGRQIVTRAKSEAANYESVYGEQIPVKELAERVASYVHLCTLYWWLRPFGCGVILGGYDRDGPQLYLVEPSGVSYRYFGAAIGKGRQAAKTEIEKLKLSEMTCRQGIIEVAKIIYGVHDEAKDKAFELEMSWVCDESNRLHQKVPDNLLEEAKAAAKAALEEMDAD
- the LOC142552035 gene encoding magnesium-protoporphyrin IX monomethyl ester [oxidative] cyclase, chloroplastic; the encoded protein is MAAEMALVKPISKFSTTIPRIGNPRLPNIRFVTIKMSSSTTSPPSNAAMKKKSGKQTEIKESLLTPRFYTTDFDEMEQLFNTEINKNLNMDEFEALLQEFKTDFNQTHFVRNKEFKEAADKIQGPLRQIFVEFLERSCTAEFSGFLLYKELGRRLKKTNPIVAEIFSLMSRDEARHAGFLNKGLSDFNLALDLGFLTKARKYTFFKPKFIFYATYLSEKIGYWRYITIYRHLKENPEYQCYPIFKYFENWCQDENRHGDFFSALMKAQPQFLNDWKAKLWSRFFCLSVYVTMYLNDCQRTDFYEGIGLNTKEFDMHVIIETNRTTARIFPAVLDVENPEFKRKLDRMVEINEKILAIGEGDDIPLVKNLKRIPLVAALASELLAAYLMKPVESGSVDLAEFEPQLVY